The genomic window GCTGGGGGCGGGCATGATACCGGCGGCATGTACTGGGGCTGGAATGCTGGCTACATATTTTTCAAACTTGAAGGCAATTCTAGCGTAATTTCTGATGATGCGAATGGAGACCCAACAGGTAAAAAACAGTTTAAATATCATATTGGAGGCTTTGGGGGGTACAGTGCTCCTACAATTAACAACATTAAGGTAATTACTGTTGATTTGAATGCTGCCGGGATAGCCAAAGTTAGAAAAGATAGACAAAGTAATGTACATCTATTTGTAGATGTAATGAAGGTTTTTAATGGAACAAATTCTTTTAGTATTGCCGCACATCCAAACGTAATGTTTAGCGATTATAGTGTGAATATCGCTAAAAACTTTCCCCAACTTTTCACTCACGATCATACCGAAAATTAAGTTATGAATAGGAAGCATTTTATTGTTTTGCTCATTTTAGGTTTATTTATTGCGGCTTGTAAAAAAAATTCGGCCGTAATTGAGCAAATAGAAACATTTCTAGGGTTTCAAAAACCAACTAATTTTCCAGCTACAGTATATAACTTCGATAATAATCCAATTACAAAAGATGGTTTTGAGCTGGGAAGGATGCTTTTTTATGAGCCCAGACTTTCGAGGAATAATACCATCACTTGCGGCTCTTGCCACATCCAATCTTCGGCATTTACCCAACACGGACACGATGTTAGCCATGGCATTGATGATCGTTTAGGCACGAGAAACTCTCCTCCCATCATGAATTTAGCTTGGAACAAAGCTTTTAACTGGGGCGGCGGCGTGTACGATTTAGATACGCAACCCATTATTCCAATTACCACCCACGAAGAAATGGACGAGAATTTAGAAAATGTTTACAACAAGTTGAGAGCCATGCCAAAGTACACCAGCAAGTTTAAAGCAGCTTTTGGTACCGAAGAAATCAACACTGCAAATTTCATGAAAGCGTTATCGCAGTTTATGCTCATGTGTATCAGTAGCAATTCTAAATATGATAAGGTAATGAGAAAGGAAGCGGGCGCATCTTTTACAGCCGAGGAATTGGAAGGCTACAATATTTTTAAGGATAAATGTGGCACTTGCCATACCGAACCGCTATTTACCGATGCTTCGTTTAGGAACAATGGCTTGGGCATTAGTCCGGTAAATGATAAAGGGCTGTATACTGCTACTTTAATTGAAACCGACAAGTATAAGTTTAAGGTGCCATCACTCAGAAACTTGAAATATACTTCTCCTTATATGCACGATGGCAGGTTTTTGACTTTGAACGG from Pedobacter sp. SL55 includes these protein-coding regions:
- a CDS encoding cytochrome-c peroxidase, which gives rise to MNRKHFIVLLILGLFIAACKKNSAVIEQIETFLGFQKPTNFPATVYNFDNNPITKDGFELGRMLFYEPRLSRNNTITCGSCHIQSSAFTQHGHDVSHGIDDRLGTRNSPPIMNLAWNKAFNWGGGVYDLDTQPIIPITTHEEMDENLENVYNKLRAMPKYTSKFKAAFGTEEINTANFMKALSQFMLMCISSNSKYDKVMRKEAGASFTAEELEGYNIFKDKCGTCHTEPLFTDASFRNNGLGISPVNDKGLYTATLIETDKYKFKVPSLRNLKYTSPYMHDGRFLTLNGVLEHYNSEVRATQNVDPLLNNGRLGIALSVNDKTKITAFLNTLNDEDFINDKLLAEQ